In one window of Frigoriglobus tundricola DNA:
- a CDS encoding ABC transporter ATP-binding protein, with translation MPENVIEIEHLVVRYRGKTALDGLDLRIPSGAVYAFLGDNGAGKTTTMKILTGLAPPDSGRATILGLDCWARATELRHRVGYMPERPRFYDWMSVGDIGWFTASFHKPGFLTRYREWTERLGLDPTKRLKDLSKGGYARVGLALALAPDPEVLLLDEPTSGLDLLTRREFLAGLADLAASGRTVFITSHSIAELERACTHVGLLREGKMILSTTLEEVRKQVRRVSLRFTSAPPDPTGLGTILERNGTGRFWQVLVQDPDPAAIAALRERADLSDVEDVAVSLEEVYAGLMAKSVAPAESSGGPPMVWRGPNPAR, from the coding sequence ATGCCCGAAAATGTAATCGAAATCGAACACCTGGTGGTGCGGTACCGCGGCAAAACGGCCCTCGACGGGCTGGACCTGCGGATACCGTCCGGTGCCGTGTACGCCTTCCTGGGCGACAACGGCGCGGGCAAGACCACCACCATGAAGATCCTCACCGGCCTGGCCCCACCTGACAGCGGCCGGGCGACCATCCTCGGCCTCGACTGCTGGGCCAGGGCCACCGAACTGCGGCACCGCGTCGGGTACATGCCCGAGCGCCCGCGGTTCTACGATTGGATGTCCGTCGGCGACATCGGCTGGTTTACGGCGTCGTTTCACAAACCGGGGTTCCTGACGCGCTACCGCGAGTGGACCGAGCGCCTCGGGCTCGACCCGACCAAGCGGCTGAAGGACCTCTCCAAGGGCGGTTACGCCCGCGTGGGCCTCGCCCTCGCCCTCGCCCCGGACCCCGAGGTGCTGCTGCTCGACGAGCCCACGTCCGGCCTGGACCTCCTCACCCGCCGGGAGTTCCTCGCCGGGCTGGCGGACCTCGCCGCGTCCGGCCGCACGGTGTTCATCACGAGCCACTCGATTGCCGAACTGGAACGCGCCTGCACCCACGTCGGGTTGCTCCGCGAGGGCAAGATGATCCTGTCCACGACCCTCGAGGAAGTGCGCAAACAGGTCCGCCGGGTGAGTCTCCGGTTCACGAGCGCCCCGCCCGATCCGACCGGGCTCGGCACGATCCTCGAACGCAACGGGACCGGCCGGTTCTGGCAGGTGCTGGTCCAGGACCCCGACCCGGCCGCGATCGCGGCGCTCCGCGAGCGGGCCGACCTGTCCGACGTCGAGGACGTCGCGGTGTCGCTCGAAGAAGTGTACGCCGGCCTGATGGCCAAATCCGTCGCCCCGGCTGAGAGCAGCGGGGGACCGCCGATGGTGTGGCGCGGGCCGAATCCGGCGCGGTGA
- a CDS encoding DUF4129 domain-containing protein: MAAEREPPSVTDYVVTGIGPALVMLMVGSLVFFLVEVLYAGKYSDRLLYTFFFFVMGAVLVARISIQFDAARATAYGLGLAIVTYLALLSYVEYPSGWLKSWGWLVNLGLMVVVWFSAHKLTWDCTHIDETRASSGRGLLSAAGLDADDQNSTPASGGHQPPEQPKTGPTEPARPGQNAKKKKKKKGKKAEPDSRLWDWIEKYKAHREEQRKAGHTPGVWVLYFALAALPLFALGQSLVDIDDDKRRRATFLQMTVYVASALALLVTTSLLGVRRYLRQRKAKVPIGLTLSWLGLGGVLIVVFLALGAFLPRPHSEVPWFGIERAGKSDREASKYAQLSDSAGKGEGRGGNQSKAGDGNASGKGGQPGGGSKGDKGGGGKGQGGKGGKSKGDQSGGKDKGGGKGKGDDSEAKKDDSNDRDSKGNESEDQEDTKDEGKSGERDTGSPSRTPLGGVLDKVAGVVKWLVFALVAVLVIFGLFFGVLKYLAPFTDWARRWLEGIRAWWASLFGPSSVARKTAAAEAQPLAPVRPPPFSAYSNPFADGTAEGRDTAELVAYTFEALDAWAWDRDSGREPTETPLEFVGRLGEAFPDHANAYGKLATLYARMAYSRRPLPATARSTLEAAWEQMVHGASVSV; encoded by the coding sequence ATGGCCGCTGAACGCGAACCGCCGTCGGTCACCGACTACGTCGTCACGGGCATCGGGCCGGCGCTCGTCATGCTCATGGTCGGCAGCCTCGTGTTTTTCCTCGTGGAAGTGCTCTACGCGGGGAAGTACTCCGACCGGCTGCTGTACACGTTCTTCTTCTTCGTGATGGGCGCGGTCCTCGTCGCCCGCATCTCGATCCAGTTCGACGCCGCGCGGGCCACCGCGTACGGACTCGGGCTGGCGATCGTCACGTACCTCGCGCTGCTGTCTTACGTCGAGTACCCGTCGGGCTGGCTCAAGTCGTGGGGGTGGCTCGTCAACCTGGGCCTGATGGTGGTGGTCTGGTTCAGCGCGCACAAGCTGACGTGGGACTGCACCCACATCGACGAAACGCGCGCGTCGAGCGGGCGCGGGTTACTCTCCGCCGCCGGCCTGGACGCCGACGACCAAAACTCGACCCCGGCCAGCGGGGGGCACCAGCCCCCCGAGCAACCCAAAACCGGACCCACGGAGCCCGCCCGTCCGGGGCAGAACGCGAAGAAGAAGAAAAAGAAGAAGGGTAAGAAGGCCGAACCCGACTCGCGGCTGTGGGACTGGATCGAGAAGTACAAAGCGCACCGCGAGGAGCAGCGCAAGGCGGGCCACACACCGGGGGTGTGGGTGCTGTACTTCGCGCTCGCGGCGCTGCCGCTGTTCGCCCTCGGGCAGTCCCTCGTTGACATCGATGACGACAAGCGGCGCCGCGCCACGTTCCTCCAGATGACGGTGTACGTCGCGAGCGCGCTGGCCCTGCTCGTAACGACCAGCCTGCTCGGGGTGCGGCGCTATCTGCGGCAGCGGAAAGCGAAGGTGCCGATCGGCCTCACCCTGTCCTGGCTCGGTCTGGGGGGCGTCCTCATCGTCGTGTTCCTGGCACTCGGCGCGTTCCTGCCCCGGCCGCACTCGGAAGTGCCGTGGTTCGGTATCGAGCGGGCGGGCAAATCGGACCGCGAGGCGTCGAAGTACGCGCAACTCAGCGACTCGGCGGGCAAGGGCGAGGGGCGCGGGGGGAACCAGTCGAAAGCCGGCGACGGCAACGCCAGCGGCAAGGGCGGCCAGCCCGGCGGCGGTTCCAAGGGGGACAAGGGCGGCGGCGGTAAGGGCCAGGGCGGCAAAGGCGGGAAGAGCAAGGGCGACCAGTCCGGCGGCAAAGACAAAGGCGGCGGAAAGGGGAAAGGCGACGACAGCGAGGCGAAGAAGGACGATTCGAACGACCGCGATTCCAAGGGAAACGAGTCCGAGGATCAGGAAGACACCAAGGACGAAGGCAAGAGCGGCGAGCGCGACACCGGATCGCCGTCGCGCACGCCGCTCGGGGGCGTGCTGGACAAGGTCGCCGGCGTGGTGAAGTGGCTCGTGTTCGCGCTCGTCGCGGTACTGGTCATCTTCGGGCTGTTCTTCGGTGTGCTCAAATACCTCGCCCCGTTCACCGACTGGGCACGCCGCTGGCTCGAAGGCATCCGCGCGTGGTGGGCGAGCCTGTTCGGTCCGTCCAGCGTCGCCCGCAAGACCGCGGCGGCCGAAGCGCAGCCCCTCGCCCCGGTGCGCCCGCCGCCCTTCAGCGCCTACTCCAACCCGTTCGCGGACGGCACCGCGGAGGGCCGCGATACCGCCGAACTCGTTGCGTACACGTTCGAGGCGCTCGACGCCTGGGCCTGGGACCGCGATTCCGGCCGCGAGCCGACCGAAACGCCGCTGGAATTCGTGGGGCGGCTGGGCGAAGCGTTCCCCGACCACGCGAACGCCTACGGGAAGCTGGCCACGCTCTATGCGCGCATGGCGTATTCGCGCCGCCCGCTCCCCGCCACCGCGCGTTCCACGCTGGAGGCGGCGTGGGAGCAGATGGTTCACGGCGCGTCAGTGAGTGTGTGA
- a CDS encoding phosphoglycerate dehydrogenase produces MSRRVLVAPAPLREIEHTYGPILRAAGYTIEYPPRHLPGSEKQMTEPELLVHLPGCVASLAGSEPYTRAVIAKAAEAGLKVIARAGVGYDAVDLQAATDHGVAVCYAPGTNQEAVAEHAFMLMLALTRKLREQDTEIRQGLWPRRAVGNLRGTTLGIVGLGRIGKAVAQRAVPFGLKVLATEILPDEAFAAAHNVTFVPIEELLARADVITLHVPKTPLTKNLINRDTIALMKPTAFVLNTARGGLVHEQDLYEALVAKRIAGAGLDVYEVEPPGTNLLFSLDNVLLTAHTAGVDKQSRLDMARVPAHAIVKLLAGEWPADWVVNPQVKEAFFAR; encoded by the coding sequence ATGAGCCGCCGCGTTCTGGTCGCACCCGCGCCCCTCCGGGAGATCGAACACACCTACGGCCCGATCCTCCGCGCCGCCGGCTACACCATCGAGTACCCCCCGCGGCACCTGCCCGGCTCCGAGAAGCAGATGACGGAGCCGGAACTCCTCGTTCACCTGCCCGGCTGCGTCGCCTCCCTTGCGGGGAGCGAGCCCTACACCCGGGCGGTCATCGCCAAGGCGGCCGAAGCCGGGCTCAAGGTGATCGCCCGTGCGGGCGTCGGATACGACGCCGTGGACCTGCAGGCCGCCACCGACCACGGGGTGGCCGTGTGCTACGCCCCGGGTACGAACCAGGAGGCGGTCGCCGAACACGCCTTCATGCTCATGCTCGCGCTGACCCGCAAGTTGCGCGAGCAGGACACCGAGATCCGGCAGGGGCTCTGGCCGCGGCGGGCGGTCGGCAACCTGCGCGGGACCACCCTCGGCATCGTGGGGCTCGGACGGATCGGAAAGGCCGTCGCCCAGAGGGCCGTTCCGTTCGGGCTCAAAGTCCTGGCGACCGAGATCCTCCCCGATGAAGCGTTCGCCGCGGCGCACAACGTGACCTTCGTCCCGATCGAGGAGCTACTCGCGCGGGCGGACGTCATCACGCTCCACGTTCCGAAGACCCCGCTGACCAAGAACCTCATCAACCGCGACACGATCGCACTAATGAAGCCGACGGCGTTCGTGTTGAACACCGCACGCGGCGGGCTCGTTCACGAACAAGACCTGTACGAGGCACTGGTCGCAAAGCGGATCGCCGGCGCCGGTCTGGACGTGTACGAGGTCGAACCGCCGGGCACCAACCTGCTCTTCTCCCTCGACAACGTCCTACTGACGGCGCACACGGCCGGCGTGGATAAGCAGTCGCGCCTGGACATGGCCCGCGTCCCGGCCCACGCGATCGTGAAACTGCTCGCGGGGGAGTGGCCCGCGGACTGGGTGGTGAACCCGCAGGTGAAAGAGGCGTTTTTCGCGCGGTGA
- a CDS encoding Uma2 family endonuclease, whose product MTTGAAVPITEAPLSAEQYAALPNDGRLTEPVQGKVVETPPPGTLHGYITANLTSILREFVRAHGLGRVVGNDAGVITRRQPDNVRGPDVAFFSYARLPKGRYRKVTPTPYRNWCSK is encoded by the coding sequence ATGACGACCGGAGCCGCGGTCCCGATCACCGAAGCGCCGCTGAGTGCCGAACAGTACGCCGCTCTCCCGAACGACGGGCGCTTGACCGAACCGGTCCAGGGGAAGGTGGTCGAAACGCCCCCACCCGGTACGCTCCACGGTTACATCACGGCCAACCTCACCAGCATTCTGCGCGAATTCGTTCGGGCGCACGGCCTCGGCCGCGTCGTCGGAAACGACGCGGGGGTCATTACCCGTCGCCAGCCCGACAACGTGCGCGGGCCGGACGTGGCGTTCTTCAGTTATGCCAGACTGCCGAAGGGCCGTTACCGGAAGGTTACCCCAACGCCCTACCGGAACTGGTGTTCGAAGTGA
- the rsfS gene encoding ribosome silencing factor has product MPAPQPTPISSALHRACLAARTAADNKGRDILVLDMRSCTPLFDFFVISTGTSRRQLHTLAEETDAALRADGDTRLGIEGYEASKWIVQDYGDVMVHVFDPDTRDYYKLEELWADAKKVDWERED; this is encoded by the coding sequence GTGCCCGCCCCGCAACCGACCCCCATCAGTAGCGCCCTCCACCGGGCCTGCTTGGCGGCCCGTACGGCCGCCGATAACAAGGGTCGGGACATTCTGGTGCTGGACATGCGCTCCTGCACCCCCCTGTTCGACTTCTTCGTCATCAGTACCGGCACCAGCCGCCGCCAGCTCCACACGCTGGCCGAGGAAACGGACGCCGCCCTGCGGGCCGACGGGGACACCCGACTCGGCATCGAGGGGTACGAGGCGAGCAAGTGGATCGTGCAGGACTACGGGGACGTGATGGTTCACGTGTTCGACCCTGACACCCGCGACTACTACAAGCTCGAAGAGTTGTGGGCGGACGCGAAAAAAGTGGACTGGGAGCGCGAAGACTAG
- a CDS encoding PSD1 and planctomycete cytochrome C domain-containing protein: protein MRISTAAVLTLLTSTALSRAAEPVNNEYFESKVRPILVANCVNCHGATKQKGGLRLDAKAEFAKGGDNGPVVVPGDPAKSLLVKTVAYEDDTKMPPKGKLTDAEIAVLTAWVKGGAPWPDDGAIAKEAGDKFDLHARAKTHWSFQPVRRPAVPELTGAAKSVAANEIDRFLLAKLGAAGLTYARPAEKRTLLRRVYLDLTGLPPSPAEIDAFLKDESPRAFEKVVDRLLASPAYGERWGRHWLDLVRYAETHGHEFDFEIPDAWRYRDYVIRAFNADVPFDRFLTEHVAGDLLPPRRDPKSGVNDALIATGFWWLGEAKHSPVDSRAEFADRTDNQIDVFGKTVLGLTISCARCHDHKFDAIATKDYYALFGVLSSSRYNRADVSDPVPAVKVLGELKAVRAELAARVPVTKAEVPSSPQLGAWREKTVAFELFGPDWRKRWDADGLAFRPGAGEGFPHSGREAGKLIGALRSPTFTIDKPFLAVRTAGRDARARLILNGLQLIQDPIYGGLAQGINHGSELRWTVFDLRMWKGQPAYLELIDDGAGWVAISEARFADTLPPGEAGPQVPLPDPPASDDPELKRLRDRVRELEAKIPAPQRAPTIRDGTGLNEHVFVRGNHKTLGVEAPRATLEAFGQPPFSGPGSGRLELARTLTDPSNPLVARVIVNRLWKHHFGEGIVRSPDDFGRQGQAPTHPDLLDWLARELVAPERTTGGDARPWSLKRMHKLMVLSAAYQQASRTTPDQAAKAVTADPQNKLLHRQNVKRLEAEAIRDSILVASGRIDPKMEGPGVLPHLTEHQAGRGRPGSGPLDGNGRRSVYLQVRRNFISPMFSAFDYPTPFTTIGRRTASNVPAQALVMLNNPFVIQQAELWAKRVLAAPGSAEDRVRGMYATAFGRPPTQDELAAATGFVAEQSKEYGRPDDPKAWSDLAHVLFNAKEFIFVE from the coding sequence ATGCGCATCTCAACAGCCGCCGTCCTGACCCTGTTAACCTCTACCGCTCTGAGCCGGGCGGCCGAACCGGTGAACAACGAATACTTCGAGTCGAAGGTGCGCCCCATCCTGGTGGCGAACTGCGTCAACTGCCACGGCGCGACTAAGCAGAAGGGCGGGTTGCGCTTAGACGCCAAAGCCGAGTTCGCCAAGGGCGGCGACAACGGCCCGGTCGTCGTGCCGGGCGATCCGGCCAAGAGCCTGCTCGTGAAGACCGTCGCCTACGAGGACGACACCAAAATGCCCCCGAAGGGCAAACTCACAGACGCCGAGATCGCGGTTCTGACGGCGTGGGTGAAGGGCGGTGCCCCTTGGCCCGATGATGGGGCGATCGCCAAAGAAGCGGGCGACAAATTCGACCTCCACGCACGAGCCAAGACGCACTGGTCGTTCCAGCCCGTCCGCCGACCCGCCGTTCCGGAACTGACCGGCGCCGCCAAATCTGTCGCCGCCAACGAAATCGATCGGTTCCTGCTCGCGAAACTCGGTGCGGCCGGGCTCACCTACGCTCGGCCAGCGGAGAAGCGGACGCTGTTGCGCCGCGTGTACCTTGACCTCACCGGTCTGCCGCCCTCGCCGGCGGAGATTGACGCGTTTCTCAAGGACGAATCGCCGCGGGCGTTCGAGAAGGTGGTCGATCGGCTCCTCGCGTCACCGGCATACGGGGAGCGCTGGGGCCGGCACTGGCTCGACCTCGTTCGCTACGCCGAGACGCACGGCCACGAGTTCGATTTCGAGATCCCCGACGCGTGGCGCTACCGCGACTACGTGATCCGCGCCTTCAACGCCGACGTGCCGTTCGATCGCTTCCTGACCGAACACGTTGCGGGCGATCTGCTGCCCCCGCGGCGCGATCCGAAGTCCGGCGTAAACGACGCACTCATCGCGACCGGGTTCTGGTGGCTCGGGGAAGCGAAGCACTCGCCGGTCGATTCGCGGGCCGAGTTTGCCGACCGGACCGACAATCAGATTGATGTCTTCGGCAAGACCGTTTTGGGCCTCACCATCAGTTGTGCCCGCTGCCACGACCACAAGTTCGACGCCATCGCCACAAAGGACTACTACGCGCTGTTCGGCGTGCTGAGCAGCTCGCGCTACAACCGTGCAGATGTGAGCGACCCGGTACCGGCCGTGAAGGTACTCGGCGAACTGAAGGCGGTTCGCGCGGAACTCGCGGCGCGGGTGCCCGTGACCAAAGCCGAAGTGCCTTCATCGCCCCAGTTGGGTGCGTGGCGCGAGAAGACCGTGGCATTCGAGCTGTTCGGCCCGGACTGGCGGAAGCGCTGGGACGCGGACGGCCTCGCGTTCCGCCCGGGGGCCGGCGAGGGGTTCCCGCACTCCGGCCGGGAGGCCGGGAAACTGATCGGGGCGCTCCGGTCGCCCACGTTCACCATCGACAAGCCGTTCCTGGCGGTCCGAACGGCCGGGCGCGACGCGCGGGCGCGGCTGATCCTCAACGGTCTTCAGCTCATTCAAGACCCGATCTACGGCGGGCTCGCGCAGGGGATCAATCACGGCAGCGAACTGCGGTGGACGGTGTTCGACCTGCGCATGTGGAAGGGGCAGCCGGCGTACCTCGAACTGATCGACGACGGCGCCGGCTGGGTCGCGATCTCGGAGGCGCGCTTCGCCGATACGCTCCCGCCGGGCGAAGCCGGGCCCCAAGTTCCGCTCCCGGACCCGCCCGCCTCGGATGACCCCGAACTGAAGCGGCTCCGTGACCGCGTCCGCGAACTGGAAGCGAAGATCCCCGCCCCGCAGCGCGCCCCGACGATCCGCGATGGGACCGGTCTGAACGAGCACGTGTTCGTCCGCGGCAACCACAAGACACTCGGCGTCGAAGCCCCGCGGGCCACGCTGGAAGCGTTCGGTCAACCGCCGTTCAGCGGACCGGGTAGCGGGCGGCTCGAACTCGCCCGGACGCTGACCGATCCGAGCAACCCGCTCGTCGCCCGCGTGATCGTGAACCGACTCTGGAAGCACCACTTCGGAGAGGGGATCGTCCGCAGTCCGGACGATTTCGGCCGCCAGGGGCAAGCGCCGACCCACCCCGACCTGCTCGACTGGCTCGCGCGTGAGCTAGTGGCGCCCGAGCGCACGACCGGCGGCGACGCCCGCCCGTGGTCCCTCAAGCGGATGCACAAGTTGATGGTGTTATCGGCTGCTTATCAGCAGGCCAGCCGGACGACGCCCGACCAGGCGGCTAAGGCGGTCACCGCCGATCCGCAGAACAAACTCCTGCACCGGCAGAACGTGAAGCGCCTGGAAGCGGAAGCGATCCGCGACAGCATCCTTGTGGCGAGCGGTCGGATCGACCCGAAGATGGAGGGGCCGGGCGTGCTCCCGCACCTGACAGAACACCAGGCCGGCCGCGGGCGCCCCGGGTCCGGGCCGCTCGACGGTAACGGCCGCCGAAGCGTGTACCTCCAGGTGCGGCGCAACTTCATCAGCCCCATGTTCTCCGCCTTCGACTACCCCACGCCGTTCACCACGATCGGCCGCCGTACGGCCTCCAACGTGCCGGCCCAGGCGCTCGTGATGCTCAACAACCCGTTCGTCATCCAACAGGCCGAACTGTGGGCGAAGCGCGTGCTAGCGGCCCCCGGAAGCGCCGAGGACCGCGTCCGCGGGATGTACGCGACCGCGTTCGGGCGCCCCCCGACGCAGGACGAACTCGCCGCCGCGACCGGCTTCGTGGCGGAGCAGTCGAAGGAGTACGGTAGGCCCGACGACCCGAAGGCGTGGAGCGACCTCGCTCACGTGCTGTTCAACGCCAAGGAGTTCATCTTCGTGGAGTGA
- a CDS encoding sigma factor-like helix-turn-helix DNA-binding protein — MSAPLEVDVPAEPLPDAAVMTEVFRALDEEIDRLPDRCRRAVVLCYLEGLTAADAAQRLGCPTGTVESRLAAGRKRLCARLTRRGIALPTGLLTPVGLVTLTPDAVARVARAGVMFGRGGVNSAVRSESVRIAKEILAMWRTKTWATLLAVALAALTATAGLGWTDEPLPPEPPVVAPAEARQPQPQPGPDHDKPAVVKWDGAPVLVASTVAKLHDISPDGKRFLFTDDRTFGCFDRATSKMVWQIDTNLVQSAKFSPNGRTIVAGEIDDLKLYDAATGKTLYQLVPSGKEERIWQVMFRPDGTVLYELSYDPDPGPNGEFSGRYIHATVNWDPVARKEIRRFSVTNKIENGSHSVLQHRGTGFHMERSQGYFADTGNVLPGLVRYTRHTVNYTDPLTGKATPTIELNANDTVLDLSPDGKAILVRTVGEQPRLVDTTTGQTRTKLDGHKRLVTAGAFSPDGKLIATVTGTTLSDSDRAKLAGKIPEGPAELTVWDASSGKAIARSEFPTSEFDFVQVRFSPDSKFLVVASKGGREGQYRLWAAFGATPFGQKGAAALNFPLDVQRNNVIQSNARAVVADPLDKLIEELAKSTLDADQKVDAVFLAALGRFPTATERQRANEKYRQLNADTLRAGDGLRALLAEIAVTPEFEAHLKSLQIRAPAKFDPPLTPLPSPPNVQPPTKP; from the coding sequence GTGAGCGCGCCGCTCGAAGTGGACGTGCCAGCGGAACCGCTACCGGACGCCGCCGTGATGACGGAGGTGTTCCGGGCACTCGACGAGGAGATCGACCGGTTGCCGGACCGCTGTCGGCGGGCGGTGGTTCTGTGTTACCTGGAAGGGCTCACGGCCGCGGACGCCGCCCAGCGGCTCGGGTGCCCCACGGGTACGGTCGAGTCGCGGCTCGCGGCGGGGCGAAAACGGCTGTGCGCCCGCCTCACGCGACGCGGCATCGCCCTCCCAACCGGACTTCTCACGCCGGTTGGTTTGGTCACTCTCACGCCCGACGCGGTGGCACGCGTGGCGCGGGCCGGGGTCATGTTCGGTCGCGGTGGGGTTAATTCGGCGGTGCGCTCAGAATCGGTCCGTATCGCGAAGGAGATTCTTGCCATGTGGCGAACGAAAACATGGGCGACGCTACTCGCAGTGGCACTCGCCGCGCTCACCGCGACGGCGGGCTTGGGCTGGACGGACGAACCGCTCCCGCCGGAGCCGCCGGTGGTCGCACCGGCGGAAGCTCGGCAGCCCCAACCGCAACCCGGACCCGATCACGACAAGCCCGCGGTGGTGAAATGGGACGGGGCGCCGGTGCTGGTCGCCAGTACGGTCGCAAAGCTCCACGACATCAGCCCGGATGGCAAGCGGTTCCTCTTCACCGACGACCGCACGTTCGGCTGCTTCGACCGCGCGACGAGCAAGATGGTCTGGCAGATCGACACCAATTTGGTGCAGTCGGCGAAGTTCTCGCCCAACGGCCGCACGATCGTCGCGGGCGAGATCGATGACCTGAAACTCTACGATGCCGCGACCGGCAAGACCCTCTACCAACTCGTTCCGTCCGGGAAGGAGGAGCGCATTTGGCAGGTCATGTTCCGACCAGACGGGACAGTTCTGTACGAGCTCTCGTACGATCCCGATCCCGGACCAAATGGGGAGTTCTCCGGTCGCTACATTCACGCCACCGTGAATTGGGATCCCGTCGCGCGGAAGGAGATTCGTCGTTTCTCCGTCACGAACAAGATCGAGAACGGGTCGCACAGTGTGTTGCAGCACCGCGGGACCGGGTTCCACATGGAACGGTCCCAGGGGTACTTCGCCGACACCGGAAACGTCTTGCCGGGCCTCGTGCGCTACACGCGCCACACCGTGAACTACACCGACCCGCTCACCGGCAAGGCAACACCAACCATCGAACTGAACGCGAACGACACCGTCCTCGATCTCAGCCCGGACGGCAAGGCGATTCTCGTGAGGACGGTCGGCGAGCAACCGCGACTCGTGGACACGACCACCGGTCAAACGAGGACGAAACTCGACGGGCACAAGCGGCTGGTCACGGCCGGTGCGTTCTCGCCCGATGGCAAGTTGATCGCCACGGTTACCGGCACGACCCTGTCGGACTCCGACCGAGCGAAGCTCGCCGGCAAGATCCCCGAAGGGCCGGCCGAGTTGACCGTGTGGGACGCGAGTTCGGGCAAAGCGATCGCACGCTCGGAGTTCCCGACCTCCGAATTCGATTTTGTGCAGGTACGTTTCAGTCCGGACTCGAAGTTCCTCGTCGTGGCGAGCAAGGGCGGCCGCGAGGGTCAGTATCGGTTGTGGGCCGCGTTCGGCGCGACCCCGTTCGGGCAGAAGGGCGCCGCGGCGCTGAACTTCCCGCTCGACGTTCAGAGAAACAACGTCATCCAGTCGAACGCCCGCGCGGTTGTTGCCGACCCGCTCGATAAGCTGATTGAGGAGCTGGCGAAGTCGACCCTGGACGCGGACCAGAAGGTGGACGCCGTGTTCCTCGCGGCGCTCGGCCGATTCCCCACGGCCACCGAACGTCAACGGGCGAACGAGAAGTACCGCCAACTGAACGCGGACACGCTGCGGGCCGGAGATGGATTGCGGGCACTGCTCGCGGAGATCGCGGTCACACCGGAGTTCGAGGCGCACCTCAAGTCGCTCCAGATACGGGCGCCCGCGAAGTTCGATCCCCCGCTGACGCCGCTCCCGTCCCCACCGAACGTTCAACCGCCCACGAAACCGTGA